From a single Brassica napus cultivar Da-Ae chromosome C9, Da-Ae, whole genome shotgun sequence genomic region:
- the LOC106423924 gene encoding uncharacterized protein LOC106423924, whose protein sequence is MPPKRGTKRTRTVRVRADAREVVDDQGATGGVQAEGVQPAAPPFDQAALMQMVQQAATQAAIQQVTQEAARVAAQEAAHVAAQEVARQLAAGQQIPPQQIPPQQIPPQQIPPQVPVQGVPEQQLPQGLQQPPLPPPPPLPVYRVYDERFYRLTTQMRNMDMEHFGGTVDATVAYDWKLGLQRKLEIIECPPEVSLRLAMQYLRGDALVWWEGVRLGHRGPDPLTFADFIREFDRKYFPKEAMDKKKSDFEHVSQGGMTIREYEVEFNRLRRFAGGGITKEDLIRKFLGGMRVEIRNRCRVVTYHRLGDLVEKAAEQETGLAEE, encoded by the coding sequence ATGCCGCCAAAAAGAGGAACTAAGCGTACTCGCACCGTCAGGGTCAGAGCTGATGCTCGTGAAGTTGTGGATGATCAGGGTGCTACAGGAGGTGTTCAGGCAGAGGGTGTGCAGCCTGCAGCCCCACCATTTGATCAGGCTGCACTCATGCAGATGGTTCAGCAGGCAGCTACCCAGGCTGCTATTCAGCAGGTTACGCAGGAAGCTGCTCGTGTAGCTGCACAAGAAGCTGCCCATGTAGCAGCACAAGAGGTTGCCCGTCAGTTGGCTGCTGGCCAGCAGATTCCACCGCAGCAGATTCCACCGCAGCAGATTCCACCTCAGCAGATTCCACCTCAGGTTCCTGTGCAGGGGGTTCCAGAACAACAACTTCCTCAGGGTTTACAGCAACCACCACTACCACCACCTCCACCTTTACCGGTTTACCGTGTTTATGATGAGAGGTTTTACAGACTTACGACTCAGATGCGGAACATGGATATGGAGCATTTTGGGGGAACAGTGGATGCTACAGTTGCATATGATTGGAAGCTTGGTCTGCAACGGAAATTGGAGATTATTGAGTGTCCACCAGAGGTTTCACTTAGGTTGGCTATGCAGTACCTACGTGGAGATGCACTTGTGTGGTGGGAGGGAGTACGATTGGGCCATCGTGGGCCTGATCCGCTTACCTTTGCAGATTTTATTCGGGAGTTCGATAGGAAGTACTTTCCAAAAGAAGCTATGGATAAGAAGAAGAGTGACTTCGAGCATGTGAGCCAGGGTGGCATGACAATCAGGGAGtatgaggttgagttcaaccgaCTTCGCAGGTTTGCAGGAGGTGGTATTACTAAGGAAGACCTGATTAGGAAGTTTTTGGGTGGGATGCGAGTCGAAATTCGCAACAGATGTCGTGTCGTCACTTACCACAGATTGGGAGATTTGGTGGAGAAAGCTGCTGAGCAGGAAACAGGTTTGGCAGAGGAATAG